Part of the Paenibacillus guangzhouensis genome is shown below.
TTTTATTTTCTCAACATGTTGGAATTTTGTTGCACATTTCTCAACAGAGTGGAATACATTGCATCATCACAAATATTGCATAGGAAGTGATCTGTTGATGAGTCAAGTACAGTCAGAAACAAGTAACTCAAAAATCAAGGATATTCTAGCTAATCGAAGATTAGGAAAACGCAGGTATGTGTGGGTGTTGTGGGCTCTTTTAGGTCCTGGACTGCTCGCAGCCATCGCCAATAATGATGCAGGCGGGGTGATCTCGTATGCTGTCACAGGAGCGCAGTTCGGGATCGGCCTTTTTGTACCCTTAGTCATATGTCTCGTGCCGTTGGCATTCACGATTCAAGAAATGAGCATGCGGTTAGGCGCAGTAACGCAAGAAGGATTTTCAAGGTTAGCCCTGCGACGGTACGGCCGATTCTGGGGGTATTATCATATCTCAACACTGGCGTTCGAGAATTTGTTGACGTTGATCACGGAATTTATCGGAATGACAGCAGGGCTAGTCTTACTAGGGATACCGCTGTGGATGAGCTCCATCTTTTGTTTATTGCTTGTCATTGCGTTTGTTCTCTTCACCGGTTATTGGACGAAAGAAAGAATCGCGTTATTTGTAGGCGCATTAAACGTCATTTTTCTAGTCGTCGCAGCCATGACACACCCCAGTGTCGCTGATATTGGTCGTGCGTTCACGACGTGGAATGTTCCTGCAGAAATGCAAGATGGGATGATTTGGTTCGTCATCGCTACAGTAGGGAACGCCGTTGCCCCATGGATGATCTTCTTTCAAGGTAGCGGCACGATCGATAAAGGGATCACTGCACAAGAGCTTCGTTTTAGCAGAGTAGATACGGCACTAGGTTCCATCATACAAGTTATCATTGCAGCAGGCATTATTATTTGCGGTGCAGCACTGTTTGGCCATGTACAGAACATCGGCGATGCAGGACCGTCTGAAATGATAGGCGCACTTCACGACGTCGTAGGGCGGTGGCCAGCTATACTCTTTGGCCTTGGGTTGTTCAATGCAGGCTTTCTTGCATCCATCACCGTATCTTTGTCATCCTCGTGGAGCATTGCCGAATTATTTGGTTGGTCCAAGAGCCTCAACGACAAAATAACGGAAGCGCCTAAGTTCTATGCTGTCTATATCGGCAGTCTCGTATTTGCAGCGGTCGCCATCTTAATACCAGATTTGCCGTTAAATCTAATCTCCATTATCACGCAAGTCATCGGCGGGATACTGATGTTGCCACTCCTGATCTTCATGGTACTTATGACCAGTGATCGAGAATTGATGGGAGAATACAGGACGAAGCTGTTCGGAAAAATAGCAGGATGGACGATGGTTACACTGCTCATTGGGTTGACCGTGGCTACATTCTGGCAGACTTTTTTCTCTTAAAAATGATGACGAGACGGCGAGAGGAAGTTGAAAAGATAGGTAGATACTTTGGACATCATATTCCAAATTGGGTTAGCCAATGATTGTAAAGAACATACATTGCACTAACGGGACACGATAGTTTGTTAAACCATGACTTCATTTCATAATTGTATGGAAGTTGTAACTATGTATCCGTAGAAAAAGTGCCAGTTCATAAACCCTAAAATATAGTAGACTAGGGAACAGAGATTACTGTTCCCTAGTCTTTTCTTATCTAGATTAGGCAGATACAGCCAACCCGCTGAAAACAATAGGGCCGATAACCGTTGCAGCACTATCAGCCGTTAAATTCTCAACTGACAGCGTATAAGCGTGAGCGCCCGGTGTTACATTAGGATCAACCGTTTGTATAGGAACTAAATAAAATTGTTCAGAGCCGGCTGATTCAAAGCCTTCCTGTGCATAGAAAATAACTTGACCATCACGAAAAATCCGAAATAGTAGACTTCCAATATTGACATCACCTCGAATACCTACCATCGCTTTTAGCTCTACAAAGTTTGGAACGCTCGGAATGACCAAGTTGAATTCGGCAATTCCTATTCCCACCGGAGTAAGTGGTACAGGAATCGCCACACTATCCGTAACACGTGCTGGCTCGCTTGCGTTATATGCTAGAATTTGTGCCATTTTATGCCACCTCCTTCATATGAGATAATGTAATCTATGTCGGAGAGATATAAAATGATGTGAACTGCTTGCAAAATAAATATCAGGTCATGTCGTTTTGCCAACATACCTGATCTTTTAGTTTACTTTTTTTATTCCACTTTTCTATCGACTACGATTTCTGATTGGATTCGGGTGACAAGAACTTTATTAATTGGTGTAGATAGGATATCCCACACATCTGGGATTCAATGATCTTATCCAGATAAGTCCTGATATTCTCAGCCACATTTACGACCCCCTGCAGATCCGTATGTTCCGCCGAAGCGATGGATTGCTTAAAATTCACGGTATCTTCTGAATACACGGAGCTTTGTAGCATTTGAATCAATCTGATTTTTAGCAAATGAGATCCACTGTATCGACGATAACGATTGTCAGGGTCGCGATCTGCCGTTACATATCCTGCCTGCTCCCAATAGCGGATCGCCGATTTAGGAACCTGCGTCAGTTCGGATGCTTCGTAGATGGTGAACGGCTCCTCGGCATACGGAGATTTATTTTCATTAGCGTATATTCGAATATCCTGGATTAACCTCTCTAATTTCTCTTTTTCCTCGTACAAAGCGACTTCTTTTTCTCTAATGATCCACATTGCATCTTGCGGTTTATCTTGATGGATACGACGAAGCACCTCGGCCGTCACTGCCATTCCGAATGCCGGAGCCATGGCTTGGATACAAGAC
Proteins encoded:
- a CDS encoding NRAMP family divalent metal transporter → MSQVQSETSNSKIKDILANRRLGKRRYVWVLWALLGPGLLAAIANNDAGGVISYAVTGAQFGIGLFVPLVICLVPLAFTIQEMSMRLGAVTQEGFSRLALRRYGRFWGYYHISTLAFENLLTLITEFIGMTAGLVLLGIPLWMSSIFCLLLVIAFVLFTGYWTKERIALFVGALNVIFLVVAAMTHPSVADIGRAFTTWNVPAEMQDGMIWFVIATVGNAVAPWMIFFQGSGTIDKGITAQELRFSRVDTALGSIIQVIIAAGIIICGAALFGHVQNIGDAGPSEMIGALHDVVGRWPAILFGLGLFNAGFLASITVSLSSSWSIAELFGWSKSLNDKITEAPKFYAVYIGSLVFAAVAILIPDLPLNLISIITQVIGGILMLPLLIFMVLMTSDRELMGEYRTKLFGKIAGWTMVTLLIGLTVATFWQTFFS
- a CDS encoding exosporium protein C, which encodes MAQILAYNASEPARVTDSVAIPVPLTPVGIGIAEFNLVIPSVPNFVELKAMVGIRGDVNIGSLLFRIFRDGQVIFYAQEGFESAGSEQFYLVPIQTVDPNVTPGAHAYTLSVENLTADSAATVIGPIVFSGLAVSA
- a CDS encoding MerR family DNA-binding transcriptional regulator, which produces MRPKKMAAKFMISASTIRNYEAKGLIPPAERSSNGYRMYTDQHAAYLSCIQAMAPAFGMAVTAEVLRRIHQDKPQDAMWIIREKEVALYEEKEKLERLIQDIRIYANENKSPYAEEPFTIYEASELTQVPKSAIRYWEQAGYVTADRDPDNRYRRYSGSHLLKIRLIQMLQSSVYSEDTVNFKQSIASAEHTDLQGVVNVAENIRTYLDKIIESQMCGISYLHQLIKFLSPESNQKS